From a single Cyclobacterium marinum DSM 745 genomic region:
- a CDS encoding hotdog fold thioesterase has product MVFSKKPDLDFINQMGKDNMPGFLEINFTKIGDDFLEAEMPVNNKTKQPMGLLHGGANVVLAETLGSIAAILTLNLDTHYAVGLEINANHLRAVKEGKVLGRATPLHIGRKTQVWEIKITDNKGKLSCISRITMAILQK; this is encoded by the coding sequence ATGGTATTTAGTAAAAAACCCGACCTTGATTTTATAAATCAAATGGGAAAAGACAATATGCCCGGCTTTCTGGAAATCAATTTTACAAAAATTGGTGATGATTTCCTCGAAGCAGAAATGCCTGTAAATAATAAAACCAAACAACCCATGGGTTTGTTACATGGTGGAGCAAATGTAGTATTGGCTGAAACCTTAGGTTCAATTGCAGCCATACTTACCTTAAACCTGGATACCCACTATGCTGTAGGCTTAGAAATAAATGCCAACCACCTGAGGGCGGTGAAGGAAGGAAAGGTACTGGGTAGGGCTACACCTCTGCATATTGGGAGAAAAACCCAAGTTTGGGAAATTAAAATTACGGATAACAAAGGGAAGCTCTCCTGCATTAGCCGAATTACCATGGCTATATTACAGAAGTAA
- a CDS encoding chorismate-binding protein: MEITNTKTSNSKEHLISSLFVKAIRKNAAIAVWRKPKASKIEIIIDEDLHANGESLKELDDLPPGFMAHPFQASAVHSPIYIKAGNYSSIDLKGNHQDDEQSEDFSEFENTATTVLATEIRNFISTAKSKSNTSTTSKEAFLTTVEKAIAAIKSGDLYKVVPAKTKCIDLPENFDLASVFLTLCEAYPNAFINCFYSENTGFYIGASPETLIRTKGDEFFTMALAGTQIAKGENPLKNAAWTQKEIEEQALVSRYIVDCFKKIRLREYKEIGPKTTVAGGLLHLKSEFWVDMSATNFPQLGSVMLDLLHPTSAICGMPKDQALEFLQSEESFDRAYFSGFIGPVNMDEETTLYVNLRCAMLANKKIWLYAGAGITEDSVPEKEWEETEMKCNIIGQFLQTKK; encoded by the coding sequence ATGGAAATCACCAATACTAAAACTAGCAACTCAAAGGAACATCTTATTTCTTCCCTTTTTGTTAAAGCTATAAGAAAGAATGCCGCGATTGCGGTTTGGAGAAAACCAAAGGCATCAAAAATAGAGATCATCATAGATGAAGACCTTCATGCAAACGGAGAAAGCCTGAAAGAATTGGATGACCTCCCTCCTGGATTTATGGCCCATCCCTTTCAAGCCTCAGCGGTGCATTCCCCTATTTATATTAAAGCAGGAAATTATAGTTCCATTGATCTTAAAGGAAATCATCAGGATGACGAACAAAGTGAAGATTTTTCTGAATTTGAAAACACAGCTACTACAGTACTTGCTACAGAAATAAGAAATTTTATCAGCACGGCAAAAAGTAAATCAAACACCTCAACGACATCCAAGGAGGCATTTTTAACAACAGTAGAAAAAGCCATTGCTGCCATTAAGTCCGGGGATCTGTATAAAGTAGTACCGGCAAAAACCAAATGCATTGACCTCCCCGAAAATTTCGACTTGGCTTCAGTATTTCTTACTCTTTGCGAAGCTTACCCAAATGCTTTTATCAATTGTTTTTATAGTGAAAACACGGGTTTTTATATCGGGGCAAGCCCGGAAACTTTGATTAGAACCAAAGGTGATGAATTCTTTACCATGGCTTTGGCGGGTACTCAGATAGCAAAAGGAGAAAACCCTTTGAAAAATGCAGCATGGACTCAAAAGGAAATAGAAGAACAGGCATTGGTTAGTCGGTACATCGTTGACTGCTTTAAAAAGATCCGATTAAGGGAATACAAGGAAATCGGCCCAAAAACTACTGTGGCAGGAGGGCTTTTGCATCTCAAATCCGAATTTTGGGTAGACATGAGCGCTACTAACTTCCCTCAACTAGGAAGTGTGATGCTAGACTTGTTGCACCCTACTTCAGCAATTTGTGGCATGCCGAAAGACCAAGCACTTGAGTTTTTACAATCAGAAGAATCCTTTGATCGGGCCTATTTCTCCGGATTTATCGGACCTGTAAATATGGATGAAGAAACCACACTGTACGTCAACCTCAGATGCGCCATGTTGGCCAATAAAAAAATCTGGCTATATGCCGGAGCGGGTATTACCGAAGACTCTGTACCGGAAAAAGAATGGGAAGAGACAGAAATGAAATGTAATATTATAGGCCAGTTTTTACAAACAAAAAAGTAA
- the lpxK gene encoding tetraacyldisaccharide 4'-kinase, translating to MRFVDFLLFPFALIYDGVTALRNRMFDVGLKKSQPFEVPTVVVGNLAVGGTGKTPFVEFLLNRLSSKFNLSVLSRGYGRKTHGYRLATETSSPADIGDEPFQIYSKYKNKVCVAVGEERILAIPMILAENPVVEAIVLDDAFQHRYLAADLNILLTTYQKPFFSDYLLPMGRLREGRKNVNRADIIVFTKCPQNLSEKDKSIYKEKTAAYLNSAKPIYFAGLKYGAPYALGKGDFSLGDNIILVTGIVDPEPIRLALENKGKRVLEILAFPDHYAYKAQDMEKIKGIYKIHSAKNVTILTTEKDAVKLKDNRLLELIPDIPVFVLPVEVEMTRNEEEQLLNRVESLIINKNAESEI from the coding sequence ATGCGTTTTGTTGATTTTTTACTGTTTCCTTTTGCTTTAATCTATGATGGAGTCACTGCATTGAGAAACAGGATGTTTGACGTGGGTCTTAAAAAAAGTCAACCATTCGAGGTGCCAACAGTTGTGGTAGGGAACTTAGCCGTAGGAGGTACAGGTAAAACGCCTTTCGTTGAGTTTTTGCTCAATAGGCTTTCGAGTAAATTTAATTTGAGCGTTTTGAGTAGGGGTTACGGAAGGAAAACCCATGGCTATAGATTGGCCACAGAGACTAGTTCTCCCGCAGACATTGGTGATGAACCATTTCAGATTTATTCAAAATATAAGAACAAGGTTTGCGTTGCTGTAGGGGAAGAGAGAATCTTGGCTATCCCTATGATCCTTGCGGAAAACCCGGTTGTGGAGGCCATTGTTCTTGATGATGCCTTCCAGCACAGATACCTTGCAGCAGATCTAAATATTTTATTGACTACTTATCAAAAACCCTTTTTCTCAGACTACCTTTTGCCGATGGGAAGATTGAGGGAGGGAAGAAAGAATGTTAATAGGGCGGATATAATAGTGTTTACTAAATGTCCACAAAATTTATCAGAAAAAGATAAAAGCATTTACAAAGAAAAAACCGCTGCCTATCTTAATTCGGCAAAACCGATTTACTTTGCAGGGCTAAAATATGGAGCACCTTATGCATTAGGTAAAGGAGATTTCTCATTGGGTGACAATATTATTTTGGTAACAGGTATAGTAGATCCTGAACCTATTCGTTTAGCATTAGAAAATAAAGGTAAAAGAGTACTAGAAATATTGGCTTTTCCTGATCATTATGCCTATAAAGCGCAGGATATGGAAAAGATTAAAGGAATTTATAAGATTCATTCTGCAAAAAACGTAACCATTTTGACTACAGAAAAAGATGCAGTAAAATTGAAGGACAATAGATTGCTAGAATTGATACCGGATATTCCGGTTTTTGTCTTACCTGTGGAAGTAGAAATGACACGAAATGAAGAAGAACAACTTTTGAATAGGGTTGAAAGCTTGATTATAAATAAAAATGCTGAAAGTGAAATTTAA
- a CDS encoding solute:sodium symporter family transporter, protein MLTALTFIGFTLFVAIFSWYKLRKDDISSRDGYFLGGRSLTGGVIAGSMILTNISTEHLIGLNGSAYKNGMIIIAWEVTSAIALVIAALYFLPIYLKMGLTTIPQYLEQRYDGTTKTIVAFLLMVSFVVTLLPIVLYTGAINLESIFNVSEVFNVSQSEGIWITVVTIGVIGSIYAIFGGLKAVALSDSINAIGLLIGGLLVPIFALWDIGDGNIITGMSKVYDYAPEKFNVIGKEDSVLPFSTIFTGLMINQLYFWGMNQTIIQRAFGAKNMAEAQKGLLFTGMMKIFIPLIIVIPGIIAYYYYNDQYYDNQDFIYPVLLTRVMPLGLLGFFAAVVLGAILSTFNSVLNSAATIFSLDIYKKLIDKESSDKKLVYVGRLSSLTLAVFAILIAPLVGNAPEGLYQLMQQLNGIFFIPIASILIAGFFIPKITANGAKVGLFTGLSFYLLTTFIFDSGIHFIHIWAIEFIINLMVMFAVSHYFPGKPNTFVRKAPVLEMKPWKFAKPVSLGLCVITLLIYIWLGS, encoded by the coding sequence ATGCTCACTGCCTTAACCTTTATAGGATTTACATTATTTGTTGCAATTTTTTCATGGTACAAATTAAGGAAGGATGACATCAGTTCAAGAGATGGCTATTTCTTGGGAGGTAGATCTCTGACAGGAGGAGTAATTGCAGGTTCCATGATATTGACCAATATATCTACGGAGCACTTGATCGGACTCAATGGATCTGCTTATAAAAATGGAATGATCATCATCGCCTGGGAGGTTACTAGTGCCATAGCATTGGTTATTGCGGCTTTGTACTTCCTTCCCATATACCTTAAAATGGGTTTAACCACCATTCCACAATATCTTGAACAACGGTATGATGGAACCACGAAAACCATTGTAGCATTTTTATTAATGGTATCCTTTGTAGTGACCTTACTTCCTATTGTATTGTATACAGGAGCCATTAATTTGGAAAGTATTTTTAATGTTTCAGAGGTATTCAATGTGAGTCAATCTGAAGGAATTTGGATCACGGTGGTAACCATTGGGGTAATAGGTTCCATATATGCCATTTTTGGTGGATTGAAAGCCGTGGCTTTGTCAGATTCCATCAATGCCATTGGTCTATTAATCGGTGGGCTTTTGGTACCAATTTTTGCACTATGGGATATAGGTGATGGCAATATTATAACAGGTATGTCCAAAGTATATGACTACGCGCCAGAGAAGTTTAATGTCATTGGTAAAGAAGATTCAGTCCTTCCTTTCAGCACCATATTTACGGGCCTTATGATCAATCAATTGTACTTTTGGGGGATGAATCAAACCATCATTCAGCGTGCCTTTGGAGCAAAGAATATGGCAGAAGCCCAAAAAGGACTGTTATTCACAGGGATGATGAAAATCTTTATCCCTTTAATCATTGTTATCCCCGGTATAATCGCCTATTACTATTACAATGATCAGTATTATGACAACCAGGACTTTATTTATCCTGTCTTATTGACACGTGTTATGCCGCTAGGCTTGCTTGGTTTTTTCGCTGCAGTTGTGCTCGGGGCAATATTAAGTACCTTCAACAGCGTATTAAATTCTGCTGCAACAATTTTTAGTCTTGACATCTACAAAAAATTAATAGACAAAGAATCAAGTGACAAAAAATTAGTTTATGTGGGGCGTTTAAGTTCACTTACTTTGGCGGTATTTGCCATCTTAATTGCCCCACTTGTAGGAAATGCACCGGAAGGACTTTACCAATTGATGCAGCAATTGAACGGAATCTTTTTTATTCCTATCGCTTCTATTTTAATTGCGGGATTTTTCATTCCAAAAATCACTGCAAATGGAGCCAAGGTAGGCTTGTTTACAGGTTTGTCATTTTATTTGCTTACCACTTTTATATTTGATTCAGGCATTCACTTTATACACATTTGGGCAATTGAATTTATCATTAATCTTATGGTCATGTTTGCTGTCAGCCATTATTTCCCCGGAAAACCCAACACTTTTGTCAGGAAGGCTCCGGTTTTAGAAATGAAACCGTGGAAATTTGCTAAGCCTGTGTCTTTGGGGCTTTGTGTCATTACTTTATTAATTTACATCTGGTTAGGTAGCTAA
- a CDS encoding Nif3-like dinuclear metal center hexameric protein gives MVYLIKDIITYLENLAPTAYQESYDNAGLIVGNAQAEVKGIICSLDVTEEVVQEAIEKKCNLIVAHHPIIFGGLKQLTGKNYIERTVIAAIKNDIAIYAIHTNLDAVNQGVNRKIAEKIGLLNPQILAPKKGIVSKLTTFIPKGEEEDVLKELFEAGAGNIGNYSNCSFKSEGTGSFLPKEEAEPTIGEKGKLAFVEETRVELIFPSHLEYKIIQTLKKAHPYEEVAYYLQVLENKNQDVGSGMIGSLPEPMEGEDFLLYLKSSMNLKVLKHTKILNRKVEKIAICGGAGVFLLNHAKKSGADVFVTSDIKYHEFFDAENSILLTDIGHYESEIYTKELLKDILSRKFSNIATYLTNVITNPISYL, from the coding sequence ATGGTTTATTTGATTAAGGATATCATAACTTATCTGGAAAACCTAGCACCAACAGCCTATCAGGAAAGTTATGACAATGCAGGATTAATCGTTGGTAATGCTCAGGCAGAAGTAAAAGGCATTATTTGTTCACTAGATGTGACGGAAGAGGTGGTTCAGGAAGCCATTGAAAAAAAATGCAATCTAATTGTTGCACACCATCCCATTATTTTCGGCGGATTGAAGCAATTGACAGGTAAAAACTATATTGAACGTACAGTAATAGCTGCTATCAAGAATGACATTGCTATTTATGCAATCCATACCAATCTTGATGCAGTAAACCAGGGAGTCAATCGGAAGATAGCTGAAAAAATAGGATTGTTAAACCCTCAAATTCTCGCCCCTAAAAAGGGTATTGTTTCCAAATTAACCACCTTTATTCCTAAAGGAGAGGAAGAAGATGTACTAAAAGAATTATTTGAAGCAGGTGCAGGGAATATTGGAAATTACTCCAATTGTAGTTTTAAATCAGAGGGTACCGGAAGTTTTCTTCCTAAAGAAGAAGCAGAACCAACCATTGGCGAAAAAGGAAAGCTCGCTTTTGTTGAAGAGACACGTGTTGAATTAATTTTCCCAAGTCATCTGGAATATAAAATTATCCAAACATTAAAAAAGGCCCACCCTTATGAAGAAGTCGCCTATTACCTTCAGGTGCTTGAAAATAAAAATCAGGATGTAGGCTCAGGAATGATTGGAAGTTTACCAGAACCAATGGAAGGAGAAGATTTTTTACTTTACCTTAAGTCCTCAATGAACTTAAAGGTGCTTAAACACACTAAAATACTGAACCGAAAAGTAGAGAAAATAGCCATTTGCGGGGGTGCAGGGGTATTTCTATTGAATCATGCTAAAAAATCCGGAGCAGATGTTTTTGTCACTTCAGACATAAAGTATCATGAGTTCTTTGATGCAGAAAACAGTATCCTATTGACAGACATAGGACATTATGAAAGCGAAATTTATACAAAAGAACTTTTAAAAGATATATTGTCACGAAAATTTAGTAATATTGCAACCTATTTGACAAATGTAATTACAAATCCTATAAGTTACCTATAG
- a CDS encoding histidine phosphatase family protein has translation MSTKKIYVVRHGQTDYNLKGVVQGSGIDAPINATGKKQAAAFYENFKNVPFDHIYHSGLIRTKQSIAQFLKPDIYQEQLVDLNEISWGNYEGLPMDHEENQYYVNMLQRWSTGELDFKIEGGESPRQVAIRLKRAFDYILTTGGENILVCMHGRAIRILMTVVLGYELRYMDVFKHENLCCYLLEEKEDGKIYLDSYHPSPLTMKEL, from the coding sequence TTGAGCACTAAAAAAATATATGTAGTAAGGCATGGGCAAACGGATTACAACCTAAAGGGAGTTGTCCAAGGAAGTGGCATTGATGCGCCGATTAATGCCACCGGTAAAAAACAAGCTGCTGCATTTTATGAGAACTTTAAAAATGTACCTTTTGACCATATTTATCATTCAGGCCTCATTCGAACAAAGCAATCTATTGCCCAGTTTTTAAAGCCGGATATTTACCAAGAACAGCTGGTGGATTTAAATGAAATTTCCTGGGGAAATTACGAAGGTTTACCAATGGACCATGAAGAGAACCAGTACTATGTGAATATGCTTCAAAGATGGTCTACTGGCGAGTTGGATTTTAAAATTGAAGGAGGTGAATCGCCGAGGCAAGTGGCCATAAGGCTAAAACGTGCTTTTGATTATATCCTCACTACAGGCGGAGAGAATATTCTTGTTTGTATGCATGGCAGAGCCATAAGGATATTAATGACCGTAGTGTTGGGGTATGAATTAAGGTATATGGATGTATTCAAGCATGAAAATCTCTGTTGTTATTTGTTGGAAGAAAAAGAAGACGGAAAGATATACTTGGACAGCTACCATCCTTCACCATTAACGATGAAAGAATTATAA
- the menD gene encoding 2-succinyl-5-enolpyruvyl-6-hydroxy-3-cyclohexene-1-carboxylic-acid synthase: MILPHLTYLASICANKGVTEAILSPGSRCAPVSLAFIRHPDIHCRIIPDERSAAFIAMGMAQQKNKPVVLICTSGSAALNYGPAIAEAYYQQIPLLVLTADRPAEWIEQWDGQTIRQENIYGHHIKNSYTFPDEVSHPDKLWHAKRIIKEALIQSEDFPMGPVHINIPLREPFYPQANEQYPFDLTDLEPDLDLHLPTSTFREESVVQLKTEIKKYQKVLIIPGQQRPDSNIKHLLKSIAENHQAVVITDAISNMSQEATIKHHDLLLINQTEKMVPELIISFGKSIVSKALKLFLRQQKIAHWHIQQNGQVPDTYQNLNQIIRLKPKTFLDFFRKEANKLETNFENEWLKKNATVKTKLPSLLEHAPFGELNALEKILKALPAYAKLHIANSMAVRNVNFLGLGGDDLEIICNRGTSGIDGSNSTAVGCTFTTKEPVVLVTGDMAFFYDRNAFWHQYNLPNLRIILFNNQGGGIFRMIDGPSKLPELDEYFETKQKLNGKFLAEEFNFHYREVTGMGDLLSELRTFFDKSLNPKLLEIKCDSETNTNTLKMIKETLKV; this comes from the coding sequence GTGATACTTCCCCACCTTACCTACTTAGCTTCCATCTGCGCCAATAAGGGTGTCACCGAGGCGATCCTCTCTCCGGGTTCACGTTGTGCTCCGGTTTCACTGGCTTTTATTAGACATCCCGATATCCATTGCCGAATCATTCCTGATGAGCGTTCTGCCGCATTTATTGCAATGGGCATGGCTCAACAGAAAAACAAACCTGTTGTTTTGATCTGCACCAGTGGCTCAGCGGCATTGAATTATGGCCCTGCAATAGCTGAAGCTTATTACCAGCAAATCCCCTTATTGGTGCTGACTGCAGATAGACCTGCTGAATGGATTGAACAATGGGATGGCCAAACCATTCGGCAAGAAAATATTTATGGACACCATATTAAAAACAGCTACACCTTCCCTGATGAGGTATCTCATCCGGATAAATTATGGCATGCCAAAAGGATAATTAAAGAAGCCCTTATTCAGTCGGAAGATTTCCCAATGGGACCGGTGCACATCAATATACCATTGAGAGAACCTTTTTACCCACAAGCCAATGAACAATACCCCTTTGATCTTACGGATCTTGAACCTGATTTGGACCTCCACCTCCCCACTTCCACCTTTAGAGAAGAAAGTGTTGTCCAATTAAAAACAGAAATAAAGAAATACCAAAAGGTATTGATTATTCCAGGCCAACAGCGTCCTGATAGTAATATTAAGCATTTGTTGAAGTCTATTGCTGAAAATCACCAAGCTGTGGTAATTACAGATGCCATCAGCAATATGTCTCAGGAGGCTACAATTAAGCATCACGACCTATTATTGATAAATCAAACAGAAAAAATGGTTCCGGAGCTGATTATTAGCTTTGGCAAATCCATTGTTTCAAAGGCATTGAAGTTGTTTTTAAGACAACAGAAAATAGCCCACTGGCACATACAACAAAATGGTCAGGTTCCTGATACTTATCAAAATTTAAATCAAATTATCAGGCTGAAGCCAAAAACATTTTTAGATTTCTTTAGAAAAGAAGCCAATAAATTGGAGACAAACTTTGAAAATGAATGGCTGAAAAAAAACGCTACTGTCAAAACCAAATTACCAAGTTTACTTGAACATGCACCATTTGGGGAATTAAATGCTTTAGAGAAAATACTAAAGGCTCTACCGGCTTATGCAAAGCTACACATCGCCAATAGCATGGCCGTGAGAAATGTAAACTTTTTAGGACTAGGCGGAGATGATCTTGAGATTATTTGTAATAGAGGGACAAGCGGGATTGATGGATCAAACAGCACAGCTGTAGGTTGTACATTTACCACCAAGGAGCCGGTGGTATTGGTCACCGGAGACATGGCATTCTTTTATGACAGAAACGCATTTTGGCACCAATACAATCTACCCAACCTCCGGATAATTCTATTTAATAATCAGGGGGGTGGGATCTTCCGAATGATCGATGGGCCCTCTAAATTGCCTGAATTGGACGAATATTTTGAAACCAAACAAAAGCTAAATGGCAAATTTTTGGCTGAGGAGTTTAATTTCCACTACCGTGAGGTAACAGGCATGGGTGACCTTTTATCCGAGCTACGAACCTTTTTTGACAAGTCGCTAAACCCAAAACTACTAGAGATAAAATGTGACAGTGAAACCAATACCAATACCCTAAAAATGATAAAAGAAACACTCAAGGTGTAA
- a CDS encoding zinc ribbon domain-containing protein has translation MESPVAQKLEAILNLQNIDSRLDAIFKVRGALPEEVQDLEDEIIGYETRLSKFNADISSMEDEIKKYKDAIKDSEKLIKKYQDQQMNVRNNREYDAITKELELQDLEIQVSKKKITETQVRIENKEKDIADLNEILKDRQKDLDQKKGELDTIVSESENEEKKLRNEREKAAKKVEERLIKSYDKIRINAKNGLAVVLVKRGACGGCFNIVPPQRQAEIRERKKIIVCEHCGRILAGVEDEIVEEPKPKRKRSKK, from the coding sequence ATGGAAAGTCCAGTCGCACAGAAATTAGAAGCAATTCTCAACTTACAAAATATCGATTCCCGTCTTGATGCAATTTTTAAGGTGAGGGGAGCTCTTCCTGAGGAAGTCCAGGATTTAGAGGATGAAATAATAGGATACGAAACCCGTTTAAGCAAATTTAATGCTGACATATCCTCAATGGAGGATGAGATCAAGAAGTATAAAGATGCCATAAAAGATTCCGAAAAACTGATCAAAAAATACCAAGATCAGCAAATGAATGTTCGGAACAACAGGGAGTATGATGCAATTACCAAAGAATTGGAATTGCAGGATCTAGAAATCCAAGTATCCAAAAAGAAAATAACCGAGACTCAAGTAAGGATTGAGAATAAAGAAAAAGATATCGCAGACCTGAATGAAATCTTAAAAGACAGGCAAAAAGACCTTGATCAAAAGAAAGGGGAATTGGACACCATTGTCTCTGAAAGCGAAAACGAAGAGAAAAAGCTTAGGAATGAAAGGGAGAAAGCTGCCAAAAAGGTAGAGGAGCGGTTGATTAAATCTTACGACAAAATTAGAATCAATGCCAAGAATGGTTTGGCCGTAGTATTGGTTAAGCGTGGTGCTTGTGGCGGTTGTTTCAATATTGTTCCCCCTCAAAGACAAGCTGAGATCAGGGAAAGGAAAAAAATAATAGTTTGTGAACATTGCGGTAGAATTCTTGCTGGGGTTGAAGACGAAATCGTCGAAGAGCCAAAACCAAAAAGAAAAAGAAGCAAAAAATAA
- a CDS encoding inositol oxygenase family protein, producing the protein MGQEFTSKEKTPLENIEDWEADLKVRYPKPKTEETKEKSDYRNYHDSERVDTVKEFYRLNHQYQTVDFVKEKQKEFLTFDKEEMPFWEAIDYLNTLVDDSDPDTSLDQLQHLLQTSEAIRADGHPDWFVLTGFIHDFGKILCLFGEPQWAVVGDTFPVGCQHSDKIVYPEFFESNPDSKDVRYNTKYGMYEKNTGLDNVNMSWGHDEYLYQLVKDQLPEPALYMIRYHSFYAQHRENAYDHLMNDHDREMFKWVDKFNPYDLYSKVPVPPDAKALRPYYEDLVAKYLPATLKF; encoded by the coding sequence ATGGGACAGGAATTTACAAGTAAAGAAAAAACTCCTCTGGAAAATATAGAAGACTGGGAAGCTGATTTAAAGGTCAGGTATCCAAAGCCTAAGACAGAAGAAACCAAGGAAAAATCTGATTACCGCAATTATCATGATTCCGAAAGAGTGGACACAGTCAAGGAATTTTATCGGCTCAATCATCAATACCAAACGGTCGATTTTGTAAAGGAAAAGCAAAAGGAGTTCCTCACTTTTGATAAAGAAGAAATGCCATTTTGGGAGGCAATTGATTACCTCAACACCTTGGTGGATGATTCTGACCCTGATACTAGTCTAGACCAACTTCAACACTTGCTACAAACCTCAGAAGCCATAAGAGCAGACGGACATCCTGATTGGTTTGTATTGACAGGATTTATCCATGATTTCGGCAAAATACTCTGCTTATTTGGAGAGCCGCAATGGGCAGTTGTTGGAGACACATTCCCAGTAGGATGCCAACATTCAGACAAAATTGTTTATCCCGAATTTTTTGAGTCAAACCCTGACAGCAAAGACGTTCGATACAATACCAAGTATGGGATGTACGAAAAAAACACCGGACTTGACAATGTCAACATGTCTTGGGGTCACGATGAATATTTATACCAATTGGTGAAAGATCAACTACCGGAACCGGCCTTATACATGATAAGGTACCATTCTTTTTATGCCCAACACCGGGAGAATGCTTACGACCATTTGATGAATGATCATGATAGGGAAATGTTTAAATGGGTGGATAAATTTAATCCCTACGACTTGTATTCTAAAGTCCCTGTCCCACCTGATGCAAAAGCATTGCGGCCATATTATGAAGATTTGGTAGCGAAATACCTTCCCGCGACCTTAAAATTTTAA